The following are from one region of the Megachile rotundata isolate GNS110a chromosome 15, iyMegRotu1, whole genome shotgun sequence genome:
- the Hbg2 gene encoding alpha-glucosidase, with translation MFRLLLLACSALVVVAAPSTAWYDHGAVIYQIYPRSFKDSNGDGIGDLNGITEKLDHLADLGVQALWMSPIFTSPQVDYGYDISNFTDIDPDYGTLADFDRLVAKAKSLGLKVILDFVPNHSSNQHPWFLKSIKKISPYTDYYVWHDPKIVNGTRYPPNNWISNFQNGAWEWNEERQQYYLHQFAVAQPDLNYRNEVLKQEMKDVLSFWMKRGVDGFRIDAINHLFEDPLFRDEPKANVTGVPENDYEYLDHIYTKNYDEVYDVLKSWRVLMDEFSTKTNSDYKMILTEAYANHTMTIKYYDAGSTVPFNFMFISDLNNQSTAADFKTFIDRWVDSVPQGKVSNWVVGNHDNHRVASRFGTRRADQINMLAMLLPGVSVIYNGDEIGMEDRFFTYEETIDPVGCNSGPDRYTLRSRDPERTPFQWDNTTSAGFSTSNVTWLPVHTNYKCLNLQAEKQAKESHYHVFKALSALKKVPAIRHSYLKVLVLADHVLSVVRHIGSRAAVLLINFSDKPVTVNVTTSYVVAPELLVYTSSVGSGVLVGSRVNPTNVKLPGGASILYTTPNLH, from the coding sequence ATGTTTCGATTACTATTGCTCGCGTGTTCGGCGCTGGTCGTTGTCGCGGCTCCCAGCACCGCCTGGTACGACCACGGCGCCGTCATCTACCAAATATACCCGCGGAGCTTCAAAGATAGCAACGGTGACGGCATCGGTGACTTAAATGGCATCACCGAGAAATTGGACCACCTGGCGGACCTCGGTGTCCAGGCCTTGTGGATGTCCCCGATCTTCACGAGTCCGCAAGTCGATTACGGCTACGACATCTCCAACTTCACCGACATCGATCCCGATTACGGCACCTTGGCTGACTTCGACCGTCTCGTAGCCAAGGCCAAGTCGCTCGGTCTCAAAGTAATCCTGGACTTCGTGCCCAATCACAGCTCCAACCAGCACCCGTGGTTCTTGAAGAGCATAAAGAAGATCAGCCCGTACACCGACTACTACGTCTGGCACGACCCCAAGATCGTCAACGGAACCAGGTACCCGCCGAACAATTGGATAAGCAACTTCCAAAATGGGGCCTGGGAATGGAACGAGGAGCGTCAGCAGTACTACCTGCACCAGTTCGCGGTTGCTCAGCCAGACCTGAACTATCGTAACGAAGTCTTGAAACAGGAGATGAAGGACGTATTGTCCTTCTGGATGAAACGCGGAGTCGATGGTTTCCGTATCGACGCGATCAATCACCTGTTCGAGGATCCTCTCTTCAGGGACGAACCGAAAGCGAACGTCACCGGAGTCCCTGAGAACGACTACGAGTACTTGGATCACATTTACACCAAGAACTACGACGAGGTGTACGACGTCCTCAAGAGCTGGAGAGTACTGATGGACGAGTTCTCCACTAAAACCAACTCCGACTACAAGATGATCCTGACCGAAGCGTACgctaatcatacaatgaccatcAAGTACTACGACGCTGGCTCCACGGTGCCCTTCAACTTCATGTTCATCAGCGACCTGAACAACCAGTCGACCGCGGCGGACTTCAAGACGTTCATCGACAGGTGGGTCGACAGCGTGCCACAGGGTAAGGTGTCTAACTGGGTGGTCGGTAATCACGACAACCATCGCGTGGCTTCGAGGTTCGGCACCCGACGAGCCGATCAGATCAACATGCTGGCGATGCTGCTCCCCGGAGTGTCCGTCATTTACAACGGAGACGAAATTGGAATGGAAGACAGGTTTTTCACTTATGAAGAGACCATCGACCCGGTTGGATGCAACTCCGGGCCCGACAGGTACACCCTGAGGTCGAGAGATCCCGAAAGAACTCCTTTCCAATGGGACAACACCACCAGCGCTGGATTTTCTACCAGCAACGTCACCTGGTTGCCAGTGCACACCAATTACAAATGTTTGAATCTCCAGGCAGAGAAACAGGCGAAGGAATCCCATTACCACGTGTTCAAGGCTTTGTCCGCGCTGAAGAAGGTGCCCGCCATTCGCCACAGCTATCTGAAGGTGCTCGTGCTCGCGGACCATGTTTTGAGCGTTGTTCGTCACATTGGATCCAGAGCTGCTGTTCTTCTTATCAACTTTTCCGATAAGCCTGTCACTGTTAATGTAACCACCTCATACGTAGTCGCTCCTGAGCTCTTGGTTTACACTTCCAGCGTTGGTTCTGGAGTGCTAGTGGGTTCCAGAGTGAATCCAACTAATGTGAAGCTACCTGGAGGCGCTTCGATTCTGTACACTACACCTAACcttcattaa